The following coding sequences are from one Triticum aestivum cultivar Chinese Spring chromosome 5A, IWGSC CS RefSeq v2.1, whole genome shotgun sequence window:
- the LOC123107493 gene encoding probable polyamine transporter At3g13620 encodes MNQEILTDRQPPQSEEQGQHPQPHGAVAQEHTPHDQQLQQGGGPDPTSSGHLRRKITLIPLVFLIYFEVAGGPYGSEKAVRAAGPLFTLLGFLIFPFAWGVPESLVTAELATAFPGNGGFVRWADHAFGPLAGSLLGTWKYLSIVINIAAYPALVADYLGGVAPAVAQPGRTRTGTVIAMTLFLSFVNYVGLSIVGWGTVALGVVSLAPFVLMTAMAVPKVRPRRGAAQVSGRKDWRLFFNTLFWNLNYWDSASTIAGEVERPERTFPRALALAVVLIAASYLLPLMAATGATDAPPDAWVNGYLADAAGIIGGPWLKYWTGAGAVISSIGMFEAQMSSGSFQLLGMAELGLVPSVFARRAAYTGTPWVAIAASTTVAIAVSFLGFDDVVATANFLYSLGTLLEFASFIWLRVKHPALKRPYRVPLPLPALVAMCAAPSAFLAYVCAVAGWRVFAVAAGLTALGVGWHGIMRECRARKLLRFNNAVAAVHQEDAEDTV; translated from the exons ATGAATCAAGAAATCCTAACTGACAGACAACCACCACAGAGTGAGGAACAAGGACAACATCCACAGCCGCATGGGGCCGTCGCGCAAGAGCACACACCACATGACCAGCAGCTGCAGCAAGGCGGTGGCCCGGACCCGACGTCGTCCGGCCACCTGCGGCGCAAGATCACTCTGATTCCGCTCGTCTTCCTCATCTACTTCGAGGTGGCAGGCGGCCCGTATGGCTCCGAGAAGGCTGTCCGCGCGGCGGGCCCGCTGTTCACGCTGCTCGGCTTCCTCATCTTCCCCTTCGCGTGGGGCGTTCCGGAGTCGCTCGTCACCGCCGAGCTCGCCACCGCGTTCCCGGGCAACGGCGGCTTCGTCCGGTGGGCCGACCACGCCTTTGGCCCGCTCGCCGGCTCCCTCCTCGGCACGTGGAAGTACCTCAGCATCGTCATCAACATCGCCGCCTACCCGGCCCTCGTCGCCGACTACCTTGGCGGCGTGGCCCCAGCGGTCGCGCAGCCCGGCAGGACGCGCACGGGCACGGTGATCGCCATGACGCTGTTCCTCTCCTTCGTGAACTACGTTGGCCTGAGCATTGTAGGCTGGGGCACGGTGGCGCTGGGGGTAGTGTCGCTGGCCCCATTCGTGCTGatgacggcgatggcggtgccCAAGGTGCGGCCGCGTCGGGGGGCGGCGCAGGTGagtgggaggaaggactggaggcTCTTCTTCAACACGCTGTTCTGGAACCTCAACTACTGGGACAGCGCGAGCACCATCGCCGGCGAGGTGGAGCGGCCGGAGCGGACGTTCCcgcgggcgctggcgctggcggtTGTCCTGATCGCCGCCAGTTACCTGCTGCCGCTTATGGCCGCCACCGGCGCCACGGACGCACCGCCGGATGCCTGGGTCAATGGCTACTTGGCCGATGCCGCAG GCATTATCGGGGGCCCATGGCTCAAGTACTGGACGGGGGCCGGTGCGGTGATCTCCTCCATCGGCATGTTCGAGGCCCAGATGAGCAGTGGCTCGTTCCAGCTCCTCGGTATGGCGGAACTGGGCCTCGTCCCGTCTGTCTTTGCCCGCCGCGCTGCCTATACCGGGACCCCATGGGTTGCCATCGCCGCGTCGACCACCGTCGCGATCGCCGTCTCCTTCCTCGGCTTCGACGACGTCGTCGCCACCGCCAACTTCTTGTATAGCCTGGGCACGCTGCTCGAGTTCGCCTCCTTCATCTGGCTTCGTGTCAAGCACCCGGCGCTGAAGCGCCCCTAccgcgtgccgctgccgctgcctgcGCTCGTGGCCATGTGCGCCGCGCCGTCGGCTTTTCTGGCCTATGTGTGTGCGGTGGCTGGGTGGAGGGTGTTCGCCGTCGCGGCTGGGCTGACGGCGCTCGGTGTCGGCTGGCATGGCATCATGAGGGAGTGCAGGGCTAGGAAGTTGCTCAGGTTCAACAACGCGGTTGCTGCTGTCCATCAGGAGGATGCTGAAGACACGGTGTGA